One genomic region from Tachysurus fulvidraco isolate hzauxx_2018 chromosome 14, HZAU_PFXX_2.0, whole genome shotgun sequence encodes:
- the pcsk1nl gene encoding proprotein convertase subtilisin/kexin type 1 inhibitor, like — protein sequence MSGPRTSSVLLLICVALIQSSLLESKPLSAMHGGGAARLRRDLRDALPYEAQMMSYPPAGLNGRGNDLYYQPEALRAQGLGHALHRLENDQRQEQEAAYLAGILRLLSEAENNAQARPEEDEEQVEGDFQESYPPDYDETEQTVSMAKPQALLDPQLTEALLSRYRQERMLQAGQDQDQEMLRMLVEKVLSSLVSQNQLNPSNRRGKWEVAAAASIGRDRSTPLRRARRSLDSSTASSPDAEASLMRVKRVGDEDHDDFAGQNNRSPHAGLQRMKRIDTDLPPPAKHSRKRRSVTYDPELIAQHIIQYLRK from the exons ATGTCGGGCCCTCGCACCAGCTCCGTACTGCTTCTCATCTGCGTGGCTTTAATCCAGAGTTCCCTGCTGGAGTCCAAG cCCCTCTCTGCCATGCATGGGGGCGGAGCTGCACGCCTCCGTCGTGACCTGCGTGATGCGTTGCCTTATGAGGCTCAGATGATGTCATACCCTCCTGCTGGATTGAATGGGCGGGGCAATGATCTGTACTACCAGCCAGAGGCCTTGCGAGCACAGGGGCTGGGCCACGCCCTACATCGCCTGGAGAACGATCAGAGGCAGGAGCAGGAGGCAGCCTACCTGGCAGGTATACTGCGCCTCCTGAGCGAGGCTGAGAATAACGCCCAAGCCAGAccagaggaagatgaagagcaGGTGGAAGGTGACTTCCAGGAATCATACCCACCAGACTATGATGAGACAGAGCAGACAGTGAGCATGGCAAAACCCCAGGCACTGCTGGACCCCCAGCTCACTGAGGCTCTGCTCAGCCGATACAGGCAGGAGCGGATGCTGCAGGCAGGGCAGGACCAAGACCAGGAGATGCTTCG GATGCTGGTGGAGAAGGTCCTCTCAAGCCTGGTGTCTCAAAATCAGCTGAATCCATCCAACCGCCGAGGCAAATGGGAAGTGGCAGCAGCAGCCAGCATCGGACGTGACAGATCGACACCTCTGAGACGAGCTAGGCGCTCTCTAGACTCCTCCACCGCCTCCTCCCCTGATGCTGAGGCCTCACTCATGCGGGTCAAGCGAGTGGGCGATGAAGACCATGATGATTTTGCTGGTCAGAACAACCGCTCACCTCAcgctggcctgcagaggatgAAGCGCATCGACACAGATCTGCCTCCACCCGCTAAGCACAGCCGCAAACGCCGCTCGGTGACCTACGACCCTGAGCTCATCGCTCAGCACATCATTCAGTACCtaagaaagtga